GCGCCTGTGGGGCGAGATGCGGCCCATCGATCCGGACCGCCTGAAGGTGTTGGAAGGCGGGGAGAGCCTGAAGATCGGCCAGGCGGAGGTGCGGCCCCTCTACACGCCGGGGCACGCGGTCCATCACCTCGCCTACCACGTGGGCGACGACCTCTTCGTGGGCGACGTGGGGGGCGTCCGCCTGGACCCGCGCCAGACACCCCGCGCGCCCACCCCGCCGCCCGACATCAACCTGCCCGCCTGGCGCGAGAGTATCGCCGCGCTGCGTGATGTGGACGCCCGCACGCTCTACCTCGCGCACTTCGGCAGCCATTCACAGGAAGCGGCGCACTGGGACCGCCTGCTGGAGATGCTGGAGCAGGACGCGGATCGGGTGCGCGCGGGCCTGGACACCGGCGAACCGCTGGAAGGCCTCACCGAGCGGTTCACCGCCGAACTGCTGGACGAGCTGCGCGAGGAAGCCCCCGAGCTACCTGAACGCTATGAATTTGCCTGTCCCCCCTGGATGAGCGTGCAGGGCCTGGTGCGCTACTGGCAACGGGCCGCCGCCCGCGGCACCGAATCCCGGAGCCAGGGCTGATGCGGGTGCTGGTGGTGGGCGGCGGGGGCCGCGAACACGCCATCGTGGACGCCTGCCAGCGGGCAGGGCACGAGGT
The window above is part of the Deinococcus metallilatus genome. Proteins encoded here:
- a CDS encoding MBL fold metallo-hydrolase; its protein translation is MTGPQRIDLNFQDVPGVIAAHVLDTGDGLAIVDVGPGSTLPALEAGLSDLGASLSDVRHVLLTHIHLDHAGATGTILDRVPKARAYVHERGAAHLSRPERLLASAGQIYGDQMERLWGEMRPIDPDRLKVLEGGESLKIGQAEVRPLYTPGHAVHHLAYHVGDDLFVGDVGGVRLDPRQTPRAPTPPPDINLPAWRESIAALRDVDARTLYLAHFGSHSQEAAHWDRLLEMLEQDADRVRAGLDTGEPLEGLTERFTAELLDELREEAPELPERYEFACPPWMSVQGLVRYWQRAAARGTESRSQG